A section of the Candidatus Nomurabacteria bacterium genome encodes:
- a CDS encoding group II intron reverse transcriptase domain-containing protein, with translation MSKIIFQHTYNNIISLENLLEAWKEFVSGKRARKDVQEFERNLMANIISLHRDLAAKTYSHSKYQAFKISDPKPRDIHKASVRDRLLHHALHRTLSPFFTKTFISDSYSCQIGKGTHRALKRFGQFSKIVSRNDTRTAWVLKCDIKKFFANIDQMILLATIGKYIPDHDITWLLSVIVGSFDSGTKGVGLPLGNLTSQLLVNIYMNEFDQFVKHKLKVKYYIRYADDFAVISHDRTHLEMILPLMQDFLRKRLKLAMHPNKISMSTVASGVDFLGWVHFQDHRVLRAATKRRMFRNIEVQQGKEETVQSYLGLLSHGNTWKLQQKVQAKVTKTETVPLLDELLTP, from the coding sequence ATGTCCAAAATTATTTTCCAACATACCTACAATAATATCATTTCGCTTGAAAATCTCCTCGAGGCTTGGAAAGAGTTCGTGTCCGGCAAGCGAGCACGCAAGGACGTTCAAGAATTTGAGCGTAATTTGATGGCGAATATAATCTCGCTGCACCGCGATCTTGCTGCGAAAACATATTCGCACTCAAAATATCAGGCATTTAAAATCTCTGATCCGAAACCTCGTGATATACACAAGGCGAGTGTGCGCGATAGATTGTTGCATCACGCTTTGCATCGGACCCTTTCTCCATTTTTTACAAAAACATTTATTTCAGATTCATACTCATGTCAGATCGGTAAAGGAACACACCGGGCACTGAAGCGTTTCGGGCAGTTCTCTAAAATAGTCTCGCGAAATGATACGCGTACAGCATGGGTATTGAAATGCGATATCAAAAAGTTTTTTGCGAATATTGATCAGATGATCCTGCTCGCCACCATAGGTAAATATATTCCGGACCACGATATCACCTGGCTCCTATCCGTCATCGTTGGCAGTTTTGACTCAGGTACAAAAGGCGTCGGCCTTCCGCTCGGTAACCTTACATCGCAGTTACTTGTGAATATCTACATGAATGAGTTCGATCAATTCGTTAAGCATAAGCTCAAAGTGAAATATTATATCCGCTATGCCGATGACTTTGCTGTTATATCTCACGACCGAACACATCTTGAAATGATTTTGCCACTGATGCAGGATTTCTTGAGAAAAAGACTCAAGCTTGCGATGCATCCGAATAAGATATCGATGAGCACGGTTGCTTCCGGCGTGGATTTCCTTGGATGGGTTCATTTCCAGGACCATCGTGTTTTACGTGCAGCAACCAAACGTAGAATGTTCAGGAACATCGAAGTGCAACAAGGGAAAGAAGAAACGGTCCAATCATATCTGGGACTTTTAAGTCATGGTAATACTTGGAAGTTGCAACAAAAGGTGCAAGCAAAAGTGACTAAAACCGAAACTGTGCCTTTACTGGACGAGCTTCTTACCCCATAA
- the recG gene encoding ATP-dependent DNA helicase RecG: MNPEDSILKHFTRLQLGQTRALEKLELESIQDLLFYFPTRYGKVLPEKKIDELVVGDDVTIYGQVVAAKIGKAWKKKISLGEVTLEDQTGRIKAIWFHQPYLAKKVSPGNFARLQGKVSKRKDEVYLANPEIEATSSLGTSETLFADESEAGENYLLPIYPETRGLSSLWIHHAVKKILKNKVQNTIADPLPEELLKKYHLPKLATALVWIHSPRNEADSLSARKRFAFEEIFFIQLERLQSKLAYHGQKTFTFTPDEKIVNDFVSRFPFPLTNAQNKAIKQILKDFSQSEPMTRLLEGDVGSGKTAVAVSTALAIANAGGEVAYMAPTEILARQHFDSFISYFKHLPRVQIGLITGAGCYKFPSKINPGGHTSISRPQLLKWVANGEIPILVGTHALIQKAVKFKNLAYAIIDEQHRFGVMQRAKLTKKDENRAPHLLSMTATPIPRTLALTIYGDLDLTLLDELPLGRKPIKTETVSEEKRHRAYSHIKQELQAGRQVFVICPRIDEPDPTKALALQTKSAKAEAKRLQEKIFPNYLVGLVHGKLKPADKEEIMADFVEGKINILVATSVVEVGVNVPNATIIVIEGAERFGLAQLHQLRGRVLRSSHQAHCYLFTSRESNQENARLKSLEKARNGFELAELDLKLRGAGSLSGVKQWGLSDLGMEAIKNIRMVEAARLEAQNLLKTDSDLKNHPLIKQKLIEKKSEIHFE; the protein is encoded by the coding sequence GTGAACCCCGAAGATTCAATACTCAAGCACTTTACTCGCCTGCAGCTGGGCCAAACTCGAGCTTTAGAAAAATTAGAACTAGAATCCATACAAGACCTTCTATTCTACTTTCCTACACGCTACGGCAAAGTTTTACCAGAAAAAAAGATTGACGAATTAGTGGTCGGTGACGATGTAACAATTTATGGCCAAGTAGTAGCCGCAAAGATCGGCAAGGCTTGGAAGAAAAAAATCTCGCTGGGAGAAGTAACCCTGGAAGACCAGACCGGTCGAATTAAGGCAATTTGGTTTCACCAACCCTACCTTGCTAAGAAGGTATCCCCAGGAAACTTCGCCCGGCTACAGGGCAAAGTCTCCAAACGTAAAGATGAAGTTTATCTAGCCAATCCAGAAATTGAGGCGACAAGCAGTCTAGGAACGAGCGAAACACTTTTCGCCGACGAGAGTGAGGCCGGAGAAAACTATCTCTTACCGATTTATCCAGAGACACGAGGTCTTTCATCTCTTTGGATTCATCATGCGGTAAAAAAAATCTTGAAAAACAAGGTCCAAAACACTATCGCCGACCCTCTCCCAGAAGAACTCCTGAAAAAATATCACCTGCCAAAGTTGGCCACGGCTCTTGTCTGGATTCATTCTCCCCGAAATGAAGCCGACAGTTTGTCGGCAAGGAAACGATTCGCGTTTGAGGAAATCTTTTTCATCCAACTAGAACGGCTCCAGTCCAAGCTCGCCTATCATGGACAGAAAACATTTACCTTCACACCAGACGAGAAGATTGTAAATGATTTTGTCTCCCGCTTCCCCTTTCCGTTAACTAATGCGCAAAATAAAGCCATCAAACAAATTCTAAAAGACTTTAGTCAGTCCGAGCCAATGACCCGACTGCTTGAGGGTGATGTGGGTTCTGGAAAAACGGCCGTGGCCGTTTCCACCGCTCTGGCGATAGCGAACGCTGGCGGTGAGGTGGCTTACATGGCACCAACGGAAATTCTGGCTCGCCAACACTTTGATTCCTTCATCTCTTATTTCAAACATTTACCACGGGTGCAAATTGGTTTAATCACTGGCGCTGGCTGCTATAAGTTTCCTTCGAAAATAAACCCCGGCGGCCACACCAGTATCTCCCGGCCCCAGCTCTTGAAATGGGTAGCGAACGGTGAAATCCCAATCTTGGTCGGTACTCACGCCCTGATCCAGAAAGCGGTTAAATTTAAAAATCTAGCCTACGCTATCATCGACGAACAGCATCGTTTCGGAGTGATGCAAAGGGCAAAACTGACAAAGAAGGACGAGAATCGCGCGCCCCACCTACTCTCAATGACCGCCACACCAATTCCTCGGACACTCGCCCTGACAATTTACGGAGACCTAGATCTGACTCTTCTTGATGAACTACCACTCGGGCGAAAGCCAATCAAAACAGAGACTGTAAGTGAAGAGAAGCGTCACCGGGCGTACAGCCATATCAAACAAGAGTTACAAGCGGGACGACAAGTGTTTGTGATTTGCCCGAGGATTGATGAGCCCGATCCGACCAAGGCACTGGCCCTCCAGACAAAATCGGCAAAAGCGGAAGCCAAAAGATTACAAGAAAAAATTTTCCCCAACTATCTGGTCGGCCTAGTTCACGGCAAACTGAAGCCCGCCGACAAAGAAGAAATTATGGCCGACTTCGTGGAAGGGAAAATAAATATCCTGGTCGCAACGTCAGTGGTAGAGGTCGGTGTTAATGTGCCAAACGCAACCATCATTGTGATTGAGGGGGCAGAGAGATTTGGTCTCGCTCAACTCCACCAACTTCGCGGTCGCGTTCTCCGTAGTTCCCATCAAGCACACTGCTACCTCTTCACCAGTCGCGAATCAAACCAAGAAAATGCCAGATTAAAATCCCTGGAAAAGGCAAGAAACGGCTTCGAGCTCGCCGAATTGGATCTGAAGCTTCGCGGTGCTGGTTCATTGTCGGGGGTGAAACAATGGGGTTTGTCAGATTTGGGAATGGAAGCAATAAAAAATATTAGAATGGTGGAGGCCGCCCGTCTTGAGGCCCAAAATTTATTGAAAACCGATTCGGATTTGAAAAATCATCCGCTCATCAAACAAAAATTGATTGAAAAGAAATCAGAAATACATTTTGAGTAA
- a CDS encoding DNA-3-methyladenine glycosylase I, producing MASQRLEKRCEWPRDNALMINYHDHEWGVPCVDDQKLFEYVVLDTFQAGLSWQIILNKRENFRKAFDNFNAKKIANYREEKIKKLLQDTGIIRNRLKIKGTIANAQQFLVTQKEFGSFSKYLWSFVKNKTIVHKHQKTSEIGSTSEESDALARDMKRRGFKFCGSTVCYAFMQGAGLINDHLVSCFRYRICKNLARKK from the coding sequence ATGGCTAGCCAGAGACTAGAAAAGCGTTGTGAGTGGCCACGAGATAACGCGCTCATGATAAATTATCATGACCACGAATGGGGAGTGCCTTGTGTGGACGACCAGAAATTGTTTGAGTATGTTGTTTTAGACACCTTTCAAGCTGGCCTTAGTTGGCAAATTATTCTGAACAAACGCGAAAATTTCCGTAAAGCTTTTGATAATTTCAATGCCAAGAAAATCGCAAATTATCGTGAGGAAAAAATAAAAAAACTTCTTCAAGATACCGGGATAATCAGAAACCGCTTGAAAATCAAGGGAACAATTGCCAATGCTCAACAATTCCTTGTAACCCAGAAAGAGTTTGGTTCCTTCAGTAAATACCTCTGGAGTTTTGTGAAAAATAAAACAATCGTCCACAAACACCAAAAGACAAGTGAAATTGGTTCAACAAGTGAGGAATCGGATGCGCTGGCAAGAGATATGAAGCGACGTGGTTTCAAGTTCTGTGGCTCTACCGTCTGTTATGCCTTCATGCAGGGGGCAGGTTTGATAAACGATCACTTGGTCTCTTGTTTCCGGTATCGGATCTGTAAAAATTTAGCCAGAAAAAAATGA
- a CDS encoding DUF1211 domain-containing protein, which yields MKSSRLDNLADGIFAIVMTLLVLEIRVPEIVGPANSLNVWGALLLIKPLFFSYFLSFALLFTYWRAHHYFTSVFAKNIDVHLTNINALFLGLVALIPFSSQLLGTYSNARIAIAIYGLHIILLGLTLWWMRDYIIKSEKIENRHISDRDYRHSTIRLVVPIICSVVAILISFYDTTLSLALYTFAIIFNLLPQSTSLLSKLWLARD from the coding sequence ATGAAATCAAGTCGATTAGATAATCTCGCGGACGGAATCTTCGCCATCGTAATGACTCTGCTTGTACTGGAAATCCGTGTGCCAGAAATCGTCGGACCAGCAAACAGTTTAAACGTTTGGGGTGCGCTATTGCTTATTAAACCACTGTTTTTCTCTTACTTTCTTTCTTTCGCACTCCTTTTCACTTACTGGCGAGCGCACCATTACTTCACTTCCGTCTTTGCGAAAAATATTGATGTCCATCTCACCAATATCAATGCCCTCTTCTTGGGACTGGTTGCGCTAATCCCGTTCTCATCACAACTGCTCGGCACCTACAGCAACGCCAGAATCGCCATCGCAATCTATGGTCTCCACATAATTCTACTTGGTCTCACGCTCTGGTGGATGCGCGATTACATCATTAAATCCGAGAAAATTGAGAACCGCCACATCAGCGATCGAGACTATCGCCACAGCACCATTCGATTGGTTGTCCCAATAATCTGCTCGGTAGTGGCAATCCTAATAAGTTTTTACGACACCACGCTCTCACTGGCTCTCTATACTTTTGCAATCATCTTCAATCTCTTGCCGCAAAGCACGAGCCTGCTCTCTAAGCTATGGCTAGCCAGAGACTAG
- a CDS encoding HlyD family efflux transporter periplasmic adaptor subunit: MRRLIKKLRKHFLAHKIVGTLVIVLAVWGGYSLFSKLTDTSGDTKYITKRVESGTITETVTSSGQVSASSQVELKSKVSGDVVYLNTVSGQSVPAGALIAQLDARDAVIGLEGARLDLAKLVKPADAVAMLQSENALIDAVQNDKKANDDLVKAYDDGFSTVANAFLDIPDIMTGLDNMLNNYQGGGFLNSFNARLYGEQARIYRDRTVASYIIAKGKYDTGLIHYKNLTRKSATSSLEGLIDETYEMVKSTTDVIKDAKNTADFIRSQQQSGQVSSDGDTAVSSLTTWTNQSNSHLLALLAAKNSIEDGKNAIVSAIQNVREKQEALIKLKEGPDTLDIRSQELLVKQKENVYQDYFIRAPFAGLIAKLDVKKGDSIGSGVSIGTFITHEKLADISLNEVDIAQIKVGQKAVLTFDAVEGLSVMGEVRELDLVGTIDQGVVTYNAKVGFDTDDERIKAGMSTTAAIIINEKQNVLVVPNSAVKTSRGTQAVEVMSEDSKTPQSRTVTIGLSDDSLTEITSGLNVGEIVVTRTILPVTQTTTSAPSLFGGGRTTPR; this comes from the coding sequence ATGCGTAGACTAATAAAAAAACTTAGAAAACATTTCTTGGCGCATAAGATTGTTGGCACCCTAGTAATTGTTCTTGCTGTTTGGGGTGGTTATTCTCTCTTCAGTAAACTAACTGATACCAGTGGTGACACGAAATATATAACCAAGAGAGTCGAAAGTGGAACGATCACCGAAACGGTTACTAGTAGCGGGCAGGTGTCTGCTTCCAGTCAAGTAGAACTGAAAAGTAAGGTTTCTGGGGACGTTGTTTACCTAAACACCGTAAGTGGTCAGTCGGTTCCCGCTGGGGCGTTGATTGCCCAGCTCGATGCTCGTGACGCCGTGATCGGTCTTGAAGGTGCTCGTCTTGACTTGGCAAAATTGGTTAAACCAGCTGACGCGGTCGCGATGCTTCAGTCTGAGAATGCGCTGATTGATGCCGTTCAGAATGATAAGAAGGCAAACGATGATTTGGTAAAGGCCTATGATGATGGTTTTAGCACCGTCGCTAACGCTTTTCTGGATATCCCCGACATTATGACTGGTTTGGATAATATGTTGAATAACTATCAGGGTGGGGGTTTTCTCAATAGCTTCAATGCTCGTTTGTATGGTGAACAGGCCAGGATTTATCGTGACCGCACTGTCGCTAGCTACATCATTGCTAAAGGGAAATATGACACTGGCCTGATTCATTATAAAAATTTGACGCGAAAAAGCGCGACAAGTAGCTTAGAGGGCCTGATTGATGAGACTTATGAGATGGTCAAAAGTACAACGGATGTAATTAAGGATGCAAAAAACACCGCCGACTTTATCCGAAGCCAGCAACAATCCGGACAGGTGAGTTCCGATGGTGATACGGCGGTAAGTAGTTTGACTACCTGGACCAATCAATCCAACTCCCACTTGCTTGCACTGCTTGCGGCGAAGAATTCAATTGAGGACGGTAAAAATGCAATTGTCAGTGCTATTCAAAATGTACGAGAAAAGCAAGAGGCGTTAATCAAGCTGAAAGAGGGTCCGGACACACTGGATATCCGATCCCAAGAGTTGTTGGTTAAACAGAAGGAGAACGTCTATCAGGATTATTTTATTCGCGCGCCGTTTGCTGGTCTGATTGCGAAATTGGATGTGAAAAAAGGTGATTCAATTGGTAGCGGTGTTAGTATCGGCACTTTCATTACTCATGAAAAACTGGCCGATATATCGTTGAATGAGGTGGATATCGCCCAAATAAAGGTCGGACAGAAAGCGGTATTAACCTTCGACGCGGTAGAGGGGCTGAGTGTTATGGGCGAGGTTCGTGAGCTTGATCTGGTGGGGACGATTGATCAGGGTGTTGTTACCTACAATGCCAAGGTCGGCTTTGATACGGATGATGAAAGGATTAAGGCTGGGATGAGCACGACAGCCGCAATCATCATAAACGAAAAGCAAAATGTTTTGGTTGTCCCGAATAGTGCGGTTAAAACATCTAGAGGAACACAGGCCGTGGAAGTTATGTCTGAGGATAGTAAGACACCACAATCACGAACCGTGACGATTGGATTATCTGATGACAGTTTAACGGAAATTACCTCTGGATTGAATGTTGGTGAGATAGTCGTAACACGAACCATTCTTCCAGTCACGCAGACTACTACCTCAGCCCCCAGTCTCTTCGGTGGTGGGCGGACAACTCCGCGCTAA
- a CDS encoding ABC transporter ATP-binding protein, protein MIEVKALGKTYTGGTAPFEALRNVSFQIRDGEFLAIMGPSGSGKSTLMHILGALDVLTTGSYFLDGRDVSLLSDDELADIRCDKIGFVFQSFNLLPRTTVLRNVMLPLVYAGVGGDERARRARAALLAAGLDEKYFHHLSNQLSGGQIQRVAIARALVNNPSLILADEPTGNLDSKTGEIVLDTFRNLNEKEGRTIVLITHEHEVANHAKRIISIKDGEIVEDKKL, encoded by the coding sequence ATGATTGAAGTTAAGGCATTGGGAAAAACTTATACGGGCGGGACCGCACCTTTCGAGGCATTGAGGAATGTTAGCTTTCAGATCAGGGACGGAGAATTTTTGGCGATTATGGGGCCATCAGGCTCTGGCAAATCGACACTGATGCATATTCTTGGCGCGCTTGATGTGCTTACGACGGGGAGTTACTTTTTAGACGGTCGCGATGTCTCCCTTCTTTCCGATGATGAATTAGCCGATATTCGTTGTGATAAGATTGGTTTTGTTTTTCAGTCTTTTAACCTTCTACCTCGTACGACCGTACTTCGCAATGTGATGTTACCGCTGGTTTACGCCGGTGTTGGTGGTGACGAACGTGCACGAAGGGCGCGAGCGGCACTACTCGCCGCGGGCCTAGATGAGAAATATTTTCACCATCTTTCAAACCAGCTCTCCGGTGGACAGATCCAGCGAGTCGCGATTGCGCGCGCACTCGTCAATAATCCAAGTCTAATTCTGGCGGATGAACCAACGGGCAATCTTGATTCTAAGACCGGTGAAATTGTTTTAGACACGTTTCGAAATCTTAATGAGAAGGAAGGACGGACGATTGTTTTGATTACCCACGAACATGAGGTTGCCAATCATGCCAAGAGGATCATCTCTATCAAGGATGGTGAGATTGTTGAGGATAAAAAACTATGA
- a CDS encoding ABC transporter permease: MTTFDLLQETRSALSANKVRSSLTMLGIVIGISSVIAMVSIGQGAKAQIQSSIEGLGSNLLTILPGVVQPGRGIVSSGRGSAQTLKNEDIDVLAKLPGIAEVSPESSRRFQIAAPTGNNTNTTVTGALPSYLPVHNLSVADGSFITEANQRSLSRNAVLGATVATDLFGDADPIGKSIRINNSNFRVTGVLTAKGGFGFSGPDDMVFVPLSAMQKVLSGVDYLSTIAVTVSNKDEMSTVKDAAVDALMVKHRVSEADFSIISQEDILGTLSQVVNTFTLFLASIASISLVVGGIGIMNMMLTTVTERTREIGLRKAIGAKRGDINKQFLFEAVALTFIGGAIGVFFGWLVGFIVTYLGILQTSISFSSVLLAFVVSAGIGIIFGYYPARRAALLNPIEALRYE; the protein is encoded by the coding sequence ATGACCACATTTGATTTACTTCAAGAAACAAGATCAGCCCTATCAGCAAACAAGGTACGTTCGAGTCTGACGATGCTTGGCATAGTAATCGGTATTAGTTCGGTTATCGCCATGGTTTCTATCGGTCAGGGTGCCAAGGCCCAGATCCAGTCAAGTATCGAGGGACTTGGTTCTAATTTGTTAACAATTTTACCTGGCGTGGTCCAACCTGGCCGAGGGATTGTTTCTTCTGGGCGTGGTTCAGCTCAGACACTAAAGAATGAGGATATTGATGTGCTGGCTAAACTCCCAGGCATTGCCGAGGTGTCGCCAGAATCTTCACGGCGCTTTCAGATTGCGGCGCCAACTGGCAACAATACCAACACCACCGTAACGGGCGCCTTGCCCTCCTATCTCCCTGTTCATAATTTGTCTGTTGCTGACGGAAGTTTTATCACAGAAGCCAATCAGCGGAGTTTGAGTCGGAATGCGGTGCTCGGTGCTACTGTGGCTACTGATTTATTTGGTGACGCTGATCCGATTGGTAAATCGATTCGGATCAATAATTCAAATTTTCGAGTAACCGGGGTGCTTACCGCGAAAGGGGGATTCGGATTTTCGGGGCCAGACGATATGGTTTTTGTTCCGCTTTCCGCGATGCAAAAAGTGTTGAGTGGTGTTGATTATTTGTCCACAATCGCCGTAACGGTTTCCAATAAAGATGAAATGTCGACCGTGAAAGATGCCGCCGTTGATGCGCTGATGGTCAAGCATCGGGTGTCTGAGGCCGATTTTTCTATAATTTCTCAAGAAGACATACTGGGGACACTCTCGCAGGTGGTGAACACATTCACGTTGTTTCTCGCCTCTATTGCGTCGATATCCTTGGTGGTCGGTGGTATTGGCATCATGAATATGATGCTTACAACAGTGACCGAGCGTACTAGGGAGATTGGTTTGCGTAAGGCAATTGGCGCTAAACGGGGTGATATTAATAAACAGTTTCTTTTTGAGGCGGTTGCCCTGACCTTCATTGGTGGCGCGATTGGTGTCTTCTTTGGCTGGTTGGTCGGTTTTATTGTCACGTATCTTGGTATCCTTCAAACATCCATTTCATTTTCATCAGTATTGCTTGCCTTTGTGGTGTCGGCAGGAATTGGTATAATTTTTGGTTATTACCCCGCGCGTCGGGCGGCCCTTCTTAACCCGATTGAGGCACTTCGTTATGAATGA